One window of Trifolium pratense cultivar HEN17-A07 linkage group LG5, ARS_RC_1.1, whole genome shotgun sequence genomic DNA carries:
- the LOC123886954 gene encoding uncharacterized protein LOC123886954: protein MVEAKSSNPKSSNPINQSNGEKRMEDKVIMIEKPNTSHPIKPKSDKDRIGEVGLLSMVLCVTVIMFPTVKATSVVDEEHYPGLTVLLFVYVLFFQLAIGGSTLNHPVNNSIFYVLYMLLFTSVVSVIASGLVSKTAAIIILILWVHMIGFTVDHNWQVISSVDEEDSKRFWKFIAFICVISLLCSINSTVIFKVCYKLVVGT, encoded by the exons ATGGTAGAAGCTAAGTCCTCTAATCCAAAGTCCTCTAATCCAATCAATCAAAG CAATGGTGAAAAAAGGATGGAAGATAAAGTGATTATGATTGAAAAACCTAATACCTCTCATCCAATTAAACCAAAAAG CGACAAAGACAGGATCGGGGAAGTAGGCTTGCTCtcaatggttttatgtgtgacAGTGATTATGTTCCCTACAGTAAAGGCAACATCAGTTGTTGATGAAGAACATTACCCCGGCTTGACAGTTTTGCTCTTcgtttatgttttattttttcaattagcGATAGGTGGTTCTACATTAAACCACCCTGTTAACAATAGCATCTTTTATGTCTTATACATGCTGTTGTTTACGAGTGTGGTATCGGTTATAGCATCGGGCCTTGTTTCGAAGACGGCTGCTATCATCATTTTGATCTTATGGGTGCATATGATCGGTTTCACGGTGGACCATAACTGGCAAGTGATTAGTAGTGTTGATGAAGAAGACTCGAAAAGATTTTGGAAATTTATAGCATTTATTTGTGTCATTTCCCTACTTTGCAGTATAAATTCCaca GTAATCTTtaaagtttgttacaagttagttgtgggtacctaa
- the LOC123885774 gene encoding phosphatidylinositol 4-phosphate 5-kinase 9-like codes for MHQKKSEIQIGKESTGISSDFNPKFNSISIHHKQQNHSNPPIHNHNPKINKLKHSKSNYFPQFSKPSYLHTISLAAFRRLRHRLRLILLLSLPFFYFLLSPPTHSFIFNFLSAFAFSAALFFSLSLKFKFKFKSTPSLPIVLTVQRWQRRRRARKEASTVVVLEVRVYSNGDVYEGEMKGGKCNGSGVYYYNMSGRYEGDWIDGKYDGFGVEIWSKGSRYKGMYRDGFRNGFGVYRFYTADVYAGQWFNGQCHGSGIHTSDDGGRFVGQFKWGVKHGLGHYHFRNGDTYAGEYCADKMHGFGVYCFANGHRYEGTWHEGKRQGLGMYAFRNGETQSGHWQNGVLDVPSTQNATFPVSPVGVNHSRVLNVVQEARRAAEKAYDVAKVDERVNRAVSAANRAANAARAAAAKAVQNEIHLNNESIRIPIL; via the exons ATGCATCAAAAGAAATCAGAAATTCAGATCGGAAAAGAAAGTACCGGAATCTCTTCCGATTTCAACCCTAAATTCAATTCCATTTCAATTCATCACAAACAACAAAATCACTCAAATCCACCAATTCATAATCATAATCCTAAAATCAACAAACTCAAACATTCCAAATCAAACTATTTCCCCCAATTTTCCAAACCTTCTTATTTACACACCATCTCCCTCGCCGCATTCCGCCGTCTCCGCCACCGTCTCCGTCTAATCCTCCTCTTATCACTCCCTTTCTTCTACTTTCTCCTCTCTCCTCCTACTCACTCCTTCATCTTCAACTTCCTCTCCGCCTTCGCTTTCTCCGCCGCacttttcttctctctctcgcTCAAGTTCAAATTCAAGTTCAAATCAACTCCCTCGCTTCCTATAGTTTTGACAGTCCAGCGGTGGCAGAGGAGGAGGAGAGCAAGAAAAGAAGCCAGTACAGTGGTGGTTTTGGAAGTTAGAGTTTATTCGAACGGTGACGTATATGAAGGTGAAATGAAAGGAGGGAAATGTAATGGGAGTGGTGTTTATTACTATAATATGAGTGGAAGATATGAAGGTGATTGGATTGATGGTAAATATGATGGATTTGGTGTTGAGATTTGGTCAAAAGGAAGTAGATATAAGGGTATGTATAGAGATGGTTTCAGAAATGGTTTTGGTGTTTATAGATTTTATACTGCTGATGTTTATGCTGGTCAGTGGTTTAATGGTCAGTGTCATGGTTCTGGTATTCATACTTCTGATGATGGTGGTAGATTTGTTGGTCAGTTTAAGTGGGGTGTTAAACATGGTCTTGGTCACTATCATTTTAG AAATGGAGATACATATGCCGGTGAATATTGCGCAGACAAGATGCATGGATTTGGGGTATATTGTTTTGCAAATGGTCATCGTTATGAAGGAACCTGGCATGAGGGGAAAAGACAAGGTCTTGGAATGTATGCATTTAGAAATGGAGAAACCCAATCTGGTCACTGGCAAAATGGAGTCCTTGATGTTCCAAGCACACAGAATGCCACATTTCCTGTTTCCCCTGTTGGTGTCAATCACTCCAGAGTACTTAATGTAGTGCAG GAAGCTAGAAGAGCAGCTGAGAAAGCCTATGATGTAGCGAAGGTAGATGAAAGAGTTAATAGAGCAGTATCAGCAGCTAATAGAGCAGCAAATGCAGCTAGAGCAGCTGCTGCCAAGGCTGTGCAAAATGAAATCCATCTTAACAATGAAAGCATCCGAATTCCCATTTTATGA
- the LOC123885775 gene encoding acetylornithine aminotransferase, mitochondrial-like, whose translation MSAVQICLNHSISQSPYKLSQFFNLERENNLVRGRSVIRTNFRRDVVTACLNVDVSAAKAGKIASEKTKELIEMEGKFLVGTYARVPVVLERGKGCKVYDVEGREYLDFSAGIAVNALGHGDADWLKAVVDQASTLTHTSNVFYSIPQVELAKRLVASSFADRVFFANSGTEANEAAIKFARKYQRHTTANEKLPATEFIAFSNCFHGRTLGALALTSKEQYRIPFEPVMPGVNFIEYGNVQASIELIKQGKIAAVFVEPIQGEGGIYSATKEFLQSLRNACDEAGTLLVFDEVQCGLGRSGFLWAHEAYGVFPDMMTLAKPLAGGLPIGAVLVTERVASSINYGDHGSTFAGNPLVCNAALAVLDKISKPDFLSSVSNKGLYFKELLKQKLGRNRHVKEIRSLGLIIGIDLDVPASPLVDACRNSGLLVLTAGKGNVVRLVPPLIITEKELEQAAEILCQNLPALDESNQN comes from the exons ATGAGTGCAGTTCAGATTTGTCTAAACCATTCAATTTCTCAATCACCTTACAAACTaagtcaatttttcaatttgGAGAGAGAGAACAATTTGGTTAGAGGAAGATCAGTTATTCGGACTAATTTCCGGAGGGATGTTGTGACTGCATGTCTTAATGTGGATGTTAGTGCAGCTAAAGCTGGGAAGATAGCATCAGAGAAGACGAAGGAACTGATTGAGATGGAAGGGAAGTTTTTGGTGGGGACATATGCAAGAGTACCAGTAGTGCTCGAGAGAGGGAAAGGTTGTAAGGTGTATGATGTTGAAGGGAGAGAATATTTAGATTTCAGTGCCGGCATTGCTGTCAATGCACTAGGACATGGTGATGCCGATTGGTTGAAAGCTGTTGTAGATCAAGCTAGTACTCTTACTCATACCAGCAATGTTTTCTACTCAATACCTCAG GTAGAACTTGCAAAGCGTCTAGTGGCTTCTTCTTTTGCGGATCGTGTATTTTTTGCAAATTCTGGAACTGAAGCAAATGAGGCAGCTATTAAATTTGCAAGAAAGTATCAGAGACACACAACAGCTAATGAAAAATTACCAGCAACAGAGTTCATAGCTTTTAGTAATTGTTTCCATGGTAGAACCTTGGGTGCACTTGCTTTGACGAGTAAAGAGCAATACAGAATACCTTTCGAACCTGTTATGCCTGGAGTAAACTTTATAGAGTATGGAAATGTGCAGGCTTCTATAGAATTGATTAAGCAAGGAAAGATTGCTGCAGTTTTTGTTGAACCTATCCAAGGAGAAGGTGGAATTTACAGTGCTACGAAAGAATTTCTACAATCTCTTCGTAATGCTTGTGATGAAGCTGGGACACTTCTCGTGTTTGATGAG GTTCAATGCGGTTTAGGACGATCAGGGTTTCTTTGGGCTCACGAGGCATACGGTGTCTTCCCAGATATGATGACACTTGCGAAGCCTCTTGCTGGAGGCCTACCTATTGGGGCAGTACTAGTGACAGAGAGAGTTGCTTCTTCCATAAACTACGGAGACCACGGAAGCACTTTTGCAGGAAATCCTCTTGTTTGTAATGCTGCTCTCGCTGTTTtggataaaatatcaaaacctGATTTCCTGTCTTCAGTATCTAACAAAGGACTCTACTTCAAAGAATTACTTAAGCAGAAGCTTGGTCGAAACCGACACGTGAAAGAAATCCGCAGTCTTGGACTAATTATAGGAATTGATTTAGATGTACCTGCTTCACCGCTCGTAGATGCGTGTCGAAATTCCGGTCTTTTAGTATTAACTGCCGGGAAGGGAAATGTCGTCAGGCTTGTTCCACCGTTGATCATAACGGAGAAGGAGCTTGAACAAGCTGCCGAAATTCTGTGCCAAAATTTACCAGCTCTTGATGAGAGTAATCAAAACTAG